The DNA window CAAATCTGGTTGCAAACCTTTAGCTAACGGAaaagtaggggggggggggttcaccAGAATATGCGAGATTTTACAAAGGACACATGGGGCTCTTTGACTGCTTCGCTTctttatgggggggggggggttgtagAAACACTAGGTGGTCCGCGTAGGCGTTGTTGAAACAGGAATAAACCAACAAAGGCTGAATGCACGAAACTCTCTCAGTGAAACTACTCTATATTTAGAGAGCCGTACAAAATACAACTTAGTGAACCCTTTCAGCTAAACAACGATGTGCTCACAGAGGCCAAGGACATAGGGTATCTTTCGAAACTACTGTACATTCACAGGGGCGTATAACATAAGACTTCAGCCCTGTGTTGATTAATTCTAATTAAAATTTCAGAAAATGGAAATATTAGAAAAGGAGTAACCTGTGTCGATTTGTTTCCAGTCCCTCTGGGTAGAGGGTTTGAATACTCGCGAAAACCTACCCTTCCAGCTGATGTATATAGATGTAATATAACAGGTGAGTAAAGATGTCCCCTGATATATACCCCCTCCCCAGATTATCTTTATACATATAGCACAACACCTCAGCAAAGTGATTGATTCATTCCCATTAAGAGTAAACTTTGTCGATTTGTTTGCAGAGTTTCGCGACAGAGTGTTTGAATACACTCGGGAGCCTACCGTTCCTTTCTCTGTGTATGAAGCAACCTACACGCCAGGTGTGCAAAGAAGTCACAAGCCAAATAACCCTCCCCTGTGACATGTATAACACAACCTACACGCAAGGTGAGTAAAGAAGTCACAAGCCAAATAACCCTCCCCTGTGACGTGTATAACACAACCCACATGCCAGATGAGTAATGAAGTCACAAGCCATAACCCTTACCTGTCACAATTCATATAACCTTGTGTGTCATTTAACATGTGTGATTGTCTCTAAGACGTTTACACTTGTCTCCTTGCTGATAATTTCTGTAGTTTTTATGGTAAATGagctttgtttattttgttttatagctgatctctttgttttatttttatcgtaGTCTTGCTTGTTCCAAAGGTAACCGCTCTAGCGGTAATACCATCTGCACCGAAAGTAGTACCGCTATGGTGCAATCCTTTTTTTGTGTCGTTTGTCGTCATGGCGACCCTGGTCACGGTGGCTGTTTTAGCAGTCAACTGGGACAACGGAGACCAGAAAGATGACGATAAAGAAGACGAGAACAAGATGTCTTCCGACATGAGGATCTGCCTGACAGAGGTAAGTACTGAGATGGCTGAACAGTACCACGTCTAAAAAGGTCTGCTTTCTACGCGGTTTCCAGTAGGTGCCGATGAAGGGGCGGGGGAGAGGGTCGAAGCAATACTACGTAAgtataaacaaaatattgaaGGACTTAGAAATATGCTGTAATCAATAATAGCAATATTTGTAGAAGCGCAAGTATTACAAGTATATGACAATTGGTCTGACAACCGCTGTCCAATATCTATAGTCAGATACATATAACCGACATGACAGCTTTATACTTGGTGCACACTAGGAACTATTTGTCTCTGAAGACTGTTACTTAGAGAATGTTTTTAGATTGCAACAAGATATAGAGAAAGAGAAGAGTATAAAAAATAGTTGGGGGTTATTTTAGATGTATGAAGGGCTTTAAGAGCGTAGTAATAAGTTcggaagagaattgtgttaAAGTTACATTTTACTCTACAGGAACAATGCGCACATCCGCCAACGTACAACCCTGCAGCCCTGGAGAATGATCTGCGTGGTAAACATACAACAGACAATGACACGAGGACAGACTTCATAGAAAAGAAAGTTCAAGCATTAGTTCCTTTTCGTGCGCGGTGTGAGTCCAGACCACCTCCTGTCATGGGCTTTAATCCAGTGGGCATCCATCATGACAACCACGAGTCCAGTAGAATTACACTTCAAGAGACAGTATCTGATATCGAAGCTGCCAGTAAACAGCTCGCAGTCAAATCACTTGCTTCCATGAAGGGCCCAGAACCAACTCAGCCCACAGAGAAGGAGAGATCATTTAAGTCACAGTACACCACAGGCTGGCTAGCAGCACTGACTAGAGTAGTAAGGTGTATTGACCGCCTGACGTCGTCCAACAGCATCACCATTGATGGACGTCGACTGCTGCCTCTAAAGACCGCTGCACTCGGTCTCACCGAATTTGACACTGCCTTGGCGCCTGTACTGATGTTCAACATCAGAAGAAAATACCATTTTGAGTTTCCAGGCGACCACGAGATCGCCCGGTGTGACCCAGAGGAGTTACCAGGCGACCACATAAATGCGACAGGCAAATACGAAATCATCGACGTAGAAAGAGGCATTGTAAAATCTAGAGACATTGTCAAGACCGAGGAGTCATGTTTGCAGATGTCCAAGACTGTTTTGGCTGCAGTCTCGATAGCAGACCTGAACACCACAACACCTCTGAGACCTGCCATTGTACAGGAAAGCAATAGCATTCATTTAAGTGATGCCATAAAATCTGCTTCACCTACCATCTCAGCCGAACTGCAACCGTTGCATCCTTTAAGAACGTGGAGATGGAGTTACAGCAAAAGGATGCTTCAAGTGACAATGATAACGAAAGTGTCACCCGCAGTAAGGGTATCGGTGGTCGCGTGTTGAGGACCGTGAGTCGTCCATTGTCGGCGCCAATGCCAAGACGATCCATCAGTGACCTTGCACGTGAGTTGCCGACCCAGAGGGCAAGCTACTCGGTCAGTCTCACTCCCAGACCTGACCAATGTCGAAACTCTGGTTCTGTTTTCTAATGGAGAGCACGCAAAGTCATTTCAGCTGCGACTTGATGCACCAAAACCTGTGCCATCGACAAAAACCAAAGCAGTAGAGCCAGACTCGGTACTGTCTTCCAAGTCTTCTGCTTCTGCTCCCCCAAGCAGCACCAACAGGACCCAAAACCGTGAGGTGAGTACTGAGATGGCTGTACAGCCACTCGGTCAGTCTCACTCCCAGACCTAACTATGGCTACACCTCGGGCTCTGATTTCTGATGGCGAACAAGCAAAGTCATCTAAGCTGTTACTCGATACACCAAAACGAAATCAAGCCAAGGCAGCAGAGCCACAATCAAACATCAACAAAGAGATTGGCAAAGCTAAAACAACAAAGAGCAGACAACCAGCTTCTGCTATATCACCAACTCCCAAAAGCGAGAAAGACAGAACCAGATATATCGAAACTATCTCTACTAAGTGTCCTTCTTCTGCTACTGCTCACCCCAGCATCACGCTCGGAAACAAGACCACTAAATACTTTGCTTCAAAATATGGTTTGTCTATCACTGCTCCCCCAAGGAACGAAGACACAACCAGGTCGAGTAAATCAATCTTTTCGAAGTGCTCTTCTGCTACCACTCCCCCAAGCAACAATGCTCGACCAAAGACCACTGAATCCACCACTCGTACAGCATCCGCCTCCAAAATAAATGGGTCAGTGGCACGCCGCAATGTAACAACAAAGGGCGACTCAGGCCCTTCAGCGTACACGTTAGAAGTGATAAGGGAGAGCCTCGGGGCCAGTAGCCTTTCAGTGACGCCCCCAGAAAAGGGCCCTCAGACGCCTTTACCACCGAAACCAACTAAAGCACAAAAAAGGAAAGCACGTAGGGCGAAGCTGGAGATGTACCTTAGCATGAGCTTAAATGCTCAAGGGAATCATAGAGAGGGATCATCTAAAACACCAAGTGTTGATAAAAGCCCAATTAAAATAGCCGAAGACGCATCCCAGAC is part of the Nematostella vectensis chromosome 13, jaNemVect1.1, whole genome shotgun sequence genome and encodes:
- the LOC116611860 gene encoding uncharacterized protein LOC116611860; translation: MKQPTRQVCKEVTSQITLPCDMYNTTYTQVLLVPKVTALAVIPSAPKVVPLWCNPFFVSFVVMATLVTVAVLAVNWDNGDQKDDDKEDENKMSSDMRICLTEEQCAHPPTYNPAALENDLRGKHTTDNDTRTDFIEKKVQALVPFRARCESRPPPVMGFNPVGIHHDNHESSRITLQETVSDIEAASKQLAVKSLASMKGPEPTQPTEKERSFKSQYTTGWLAALTRVVRCIDRLTSSNSITIDGRRLLPLKTAALGLTEFDTALAPVLMFNIRRKYHFEFPGDHEIARCDPEELPGDHINATGKYEIIDVERGIVKSRDIVKTEESCLQMSKTVLAAVSIADLNTTTPLRPAIVQESNSIHLSDAIKSASPTISAELQPLHPLRTWRWSYSKRMLQVTMITKVSPAVRVSVVAC